The Perca fluviatilis chromosome 17, GENO_Pfluv_1.0, whole genome shotgun sequence region ATGTCAGGGAATTATTTCTGACAAATCCTGCAAAGATTACGGAAAATAcaagaaaattgaaattttggtgcctaaaccacACTGTCCTCAAAACCCAGATACCCCATGTTTTAGCTCATCATCAATGTAACACATTGCATAACACATTCATTTTTGTTGGTGAATTCATCAAGGCGCCTGCCAACACATCAAGCATTTTGCAAGCTAATTAAAGTACAGACTACTTGTATTCTGACCAATTAATATTATCTCACTGTGACAATGGTAATAAAGTCCATACCTCATGATATTGCCTTGAGAAACACACATAAGTAGTGATTCCCCCCCCATACCACCTCCTCAAGGGGAAATCGATGTATCTTAATGAGACATCATTAGTGGCTCTGTAAAGGGGAACACTTTTAATGGAAACAGCTCTGTCTCACCTCAGAACAAGGAGTGATAACACAGGAAGCTACCAACCTCTCTTCTGCACTTTTCAAATAGCATTGAAAGCAGAGCATCCACCCCCCACAATTAAGACATTTACTTCATAGACATGTAGTCATTTGCCCCAGACACATTCGGGCATTCTGGTAAATGTTTTCTGTGGAAGAGGTGAATTCTATGAGGAGGacagggattttttttatgtgaactTTTCGAAAATAGAATCGATGATTCATGCTGAACCTGTGCTGCTTTGGTTTGGTTAAACATGAAATGGCTAGAGTCCGAATTGAAACGCCTCCGGGATTGTATACACAACCACCAGCTCTTGAATGCTAATTTGCTCTGTAGAGGCTGCCTTTCATGACTTATCTGCTTCTGCCATTGGTGCAGTGATGGCTTATGGGATGACTGAATACAAATACAGATACGGATATGTTTGAGTAAATTGCAAGTTGCTTTGCTTCAACATTGGTTGTCAGTGTGTATGCATTGTAAACACGCAGTGCAAATGACATCAATCGAAACAGCTAAGACCGTGTAATTTGGGGTAGTAAGTCCACGCAATGTGGACTTTGCTTTCATCTGAATATACaatgtgattaaaaacaaactttttttatacCACTTACTGACTAAATGAAATTGTCATTTAACCAACATCAGGGATATAATTACTACtttaaaagtaataaataatcACAGTCAATTCTAATTTACAAGTGAGTCTCaagagttttttattttttttaaagattattttttgggcatttgcaGCCTTTAGTTTGATagtacagctgaagacatgaaaggggagagagggggggacgacatgcagcaaagggccttaggtcggagtcgaacccagggCGCTGCgatgaggagtaaacctctatatgtgggcacccactctaccaactgagctatctgggtgcCCGAATCTCAAGAGTTTTAAGTAATTTCCGAAATCACAGTGATCAGGTCAGGTTAAGCCACAAGTCATGAACCCTTGGGGTCAAAACAAGTCATGCTGTTCTCTTGATAATATTACTGTCACTGTCATGTGAAACAAATTGGTGTCAGACAGACACTATCCCTTAGGACTACCCGCAAGCCAAGATTCACCACACAGGCTATATATGAGATTAAATACTTATATGATTATGAGTATACTATATAGAATTTGTTCTGGAAATATTAAAATACATGTGAAAGAAAGGAATACATTTTCAGATTCTTGCTTTATTTTACTTGCCAACCTAAAAGGCTCCCAGTCACATAGTGTTTCCTAGACGTTTTTCAGACTTGAATCCAATAGCACAAACTAAGATCATAAGATGTGCTTTGGTTAGTAAAGATGATGACGGAAGCTAAGAAAGCAAGCCTCTTTATTAGCCAACTTTGTATCTGCTTCAACCTATACAGGAGTTGCACTGGAGTGTTGTAGGAATATCTATAGATGCAGCTCTGTAGGTTGGAGGACACCAGGTTTGATGACTCGCTGTACAGCCCATCCTCAGTTGTAGGATGTGATATGACTGGACATATATGtcaatatttgtgttgtagGGATGGTGATCACAGGTCAGTGTTGGGGGAAATGTTTACAATGTATATGACAACCATGGAGACTGAATATTTTACGGGATGATAAACATTGTGGTGACGAGTGGAGGTAGGGGGTTTCAaagatatggagaaaaaaaattgaacatgGAAATATGGAACTAGAAGGGCATAATATTTCTGGAGACTTGATGGATGAATCTAACAGCTTTGTATATAATGCAGGCAAATGGAAGGGACCTGGTATGCAAGGTGGAGGAAGGTAGAGGAATGTCCTGAtctctgaaaaataaaaagtaaaatgtgtCTGAATCTGAATGGCAACAGGAGGAGCAGTAGCTGAACTATTGTAATGGTAGCAGATATTTCTAAAAGTACAACAGTtgttgaagtaaaaaaaagaaggaatgcCCTAGAGAGTGGCCCTCATTTTTAAGTTATGGCATTTTCACCTCAATCCTGGCCCAAGCTGGAAAACATGAGATGGCCCTGTGATTCCGGTTGATGTTTTAGAAAGAGGGTTTCATTTACCCAAAAATGCAGTAAACcatttataaaatatgtatcAAAGTTCTCGGCCCATGAGCTAAATAAACTCAGGCAATGATAACTTAACATGAACAGAATAGAACTGAACAGAATAAACTGACCAatgacaatgaaaaaaaagtcaccaAACAAACTGAAGGAGAACATAACATGGCTGACCGGATCACAGGGGCAACAAAAAGACAGCACTACCAACTAAACTTCAAATACAACACAACAGGACAAGTAATCCATTAATATGAATATTTATATACACCAACAAACTCATATACTCTATAGATATAAACTCAAACCAAATCCCTGTCTCCCCCATGATGTGGCTGGTACTTGGTACATTCTGACTGGCCACTTCCTGTATTTAAGAGCTCTGCTGTAGGTGGTGCATCTTTTGCTCCAGCCTGATAAGATGtccctccagcagcagcagcagcagtaaccaGCAGTGGCAACTTCAGCACTGGTATGCCAAATAAACATCTATTACAATAACTTGAGGCAaacttatttaaaaacaaactaaagtGTGGCTGTACATAAGTTAACTGAAAGTGAGCTCTACAAATATAAACCAATGTACTGccaacaatgcaaaataaactgtgtgtgtgtgtgtgtgtcatttatcTGTTTGCTGATGTATGTGCAATCTGCATATGGTCAAAAGAGGACTCAATAAGGGGAACAATGAACTATTTAGTGTGGCAATCACATCTAGCATGTAGCAGATCATTTTAATTTTCTGGACTTTCACAGCTTAATATTGTGTTGTTTGGTGACTTTGCTTTTAAGCTTTTTATGCTTTGGCAAAGGTGCTAGTTTTCTTCACATTCAGATGCACACATTTGAATCAGTTCACTGAATATGAGCTAAACACACAAAatagtttacttttttaaactgtatttaTACCTGACAATAAGAAGAAAACCCAACCAATTGTAGAAGCACATATAATTGATGCCTGCCTCAGGATACCACTTCAGAAATTGCATAATCTTTTTGTGGTCAATAAGTCATGTCTGGgtgtgtttaaataaatactaaTTTTATCTTTAGAAACaaagggaaaaaataaaaacagggcATGTTGGTTCGTAGTCCCTATCATTTTCAACACCgaacataaagaaaaataaaacactccAAAGGAAAATTTGATATTATTAAACAGGGATTTTGGAGTTTGTATTAAGCTCATCATcttaacttttgtttttttattctttctcaTTTTCCTCTCCCCCATCTCCCCCCTATAGGCTCTGCTCTGCGGCGTCGCTGGCTAGTGGTCCAACTCCTGATGCAGGTGTGGCTGGCGGCAAATCCATCTTTGAGTGAGCGCCCATGCCCCAAGAGCTGTCGCTGTGATGGAAAAATTGTCTACTGTGAGTCAAGCGCCTTTCGCGATGTCCCCAAGAACCTCTCAGGAGGCTGTGAAGGCCTGTCTTTACGGTACAACAGCCTCGCCAGTCTTCGCGCAGGCCAGTTTGTGGGACTCAACCACCTCATCTGGCTTTACTTGGACCACAATTACATTGCCTCTGTGGATGGAATGGCCTTCCAGGGGGTCCGCAGACTCAAAGAGCTGATCCTAAGTTCCAACAAGATCACGTCGCTCCACAATACCACATTCCACCCTGTCCCTAATTTGCGGAATCTGGACCTGTCGTACAACAAACTGCAGGCCTTGCAGCCAGGGCAGTTCCAGGGCCTAAGGAAGCTTCTCAGCCTTCACATACGTTCAAACTCTCTAAAAACCGTCCCAATGCGTCTGTTTCAAGATTGCAGAAATCTTGAGTTCCTGGATCTGGGTTACAACCGCCTGCGCAGTATCACTCGGAATGCATTTTCGGGCCTAGTAAAGCTCACTGAACTGCATCTGGAGCATAACCAGTTCTCAAAAATCAATTTCTCTCACTTCCCACGCCTCTACAATCTGCGGGCACTTTACCTGCAGTGGAATCGCATTCGCTCAATGAACCAGGGACTGACCTGGACCTGGGCCTCCATCCAGAAACTGGATCTGTCTGGAAATGATCTGATGGAAGTGGATGCTGTAGTTTACCAATGCCTACCCAACCTGCAGACCCTCAATCTGGACTCCAACAAGCTGAACAATGTCTCCCAGGAGGTGGTTGATGCCTGGATATCTTTGACTACGATTAGCTTAGCTGGTAATGTATGGGACTGTGGCCCTGCCATCTGTCCTCTGGTGGCCTGGCTAAGAAAATTCAGAGGGGCAAAGGAGACCACCATGATCTGTGCCTCCCCCAAGAAAGCCCAGGGTGAGAAAGTGATGGATGCTGTCGAAGCTTTTGGTGTTTGTCAATCAAACCCAGCGACAACGCTCTCTGTGAGTATTCCTCCAAGCCCATCCAGCGTCCCTGTGCAGACCGAACGCCACCCAGCCATTCTGGCTTTACCTACCGGTtctggaaagagaggagaggggtcTATCAGAGGCCCCACATTGTCAGTTGTTACCCCACCTGTGGCACTTCCCCCAGAGCAAGACTTGGAGCCTGTGTCCTTCCATAAGATTGTGGCAGGAAGCGTTGCCCTTTTTCTATCTGTCGCGATGATCCTGTTGGTAATCTACGTGTCTTGGAAGCGCTATCCTAGCAGTGTCAAGCAGCTGCAGGAGCATTCGGCAGCAGCCCGCAAACGCCGCAAGAAAGCTAGAGAGACGGAGCGCACCCTGAGCTCTCCACTGCAGGAGTACTATGTGGACTACAAGCCCACCAATTCTGAGGCCATGGACGTGCTTGTGAATGGGACCGGACCCTGCACCTATACCATCTCAGGCTCCCGAGAATGCGAGGTATGACCCACACCACCGCCACTCCTCCTAAACAAAACTCTGTCCACAGCGAGGCGACCAGAGGTAATTATTTACTCTGCTCTGAGAGATGATAAATCTGCTACTTGATTACTTAGCCTTACACAGCAGTTTAAGTAAACACTGTGTACACATGGATTATTACAGAAGTGGTTTTAGCATCACTTGAGTATAACAAGATATTTCTTGTTTTCATATGGGTGTTTGTATATTCGCTTAAACCTTAATCTCTGCTGAAATGCAAATGTTTGTTTGCCACAAATTGTTATGACATACAGATAAATGAGATTGATTACATTTCCTATACTTGAGCCTAAGCTATGCATTTTGTGATGAGTCATGTGGGCTTGTCAAGGTAGTTGTTTGCTCTTGGGTACCACAGGCTTTTTGATTTGTGTGTTCGCTCTACTACTATTCATACTTTGATGAGCAGTATTGTGTAGGGACAATAGCTGAATGGTGGGCAGATTCACATCTGAACACTGGATGGGAATGCTAAAAAATCTTGTGACTGAATAGAGCTTCCCCTGAGCTGATGACTTCACACTTTTCTTGAAATAGCTATGACTCAAGATAGTTCATGTTAACAGCACACCCTTTCTGAatgttttccctccttttcaCACTGACTTGCTGAAGTTACTCACTTGTTTATTCACTGGCTTAATTGATTAGTCACACATAAACCGAAATGCATACTTACACTGCGCTATTCACACTTGGAAAAATGCACATTTGgtgacaagcacacacagaaaagTAGTGTTTGATAGTCCCGAAAGGAGTGGGAATCCTTTGAAATGTTTCATACACTGGCAAGTGAATTTCTTCAAAACAGTATTTTCAGACTACAGCAATGTGGGAATACTACCTTTCTCCTTTTGCTTTCAGCTGCTACACTCTTGTGTACCTGACAATCTGTACCATTCTTGGTTACAGCTTTTTCAAGCTATAGCTAAGGAaagctgtagaaatgtctttcttaTCACTGATTAACCGGCCCAGTTGTAACAGGGGGCTAAAGAAGGGCTAAGCCCAGCTGGATGATCATTTAGCCCACCCTCTGATGCTGTAACCCAAGGGGTGTAAGACATATTTTGGTTCAGCTCGCCATGTGTATTCACATTACAAGCCCACTCATACTCCGTCTAGTTCCTAGATTTTGTCTGCATTTCCATGGCATGAATTTCTGGCAGGTTCTCTCTGGAGGAATGACTATAAATGTAGAGGTTTAAACagcaaggaggaggaggaaggcttGATCCTACActttcttttccatttctgttactGACCGTCTGGAGGCAGGTCACCTGGTAATATGTAATACTCGCAGGTTGCTCACACTGGTTTGACTGTAAAGAGGGACCACAAATCATAGCTGCCATTTTGTTGTTTGCCTTGCCCTCCCCCCATATAGGCATTGAGTGCCTCCTTTCAGCCTACAGTGCTGATTTATGTTTAGATTTTCAAAGTAAAACTCCATTTTGATGTTGGAAGGATGGACGTGAAAGAATGTGGAGGATGCTGCAGTTACTTTTCTGCAGCTGCACTTCATTCTTTACAATGCCAGGCAACCTTCCTTTTGAATTATATGTGTTTCACATGACCTCATTTTGACAGATCTTTTGTGGCTTCACCTCAACATGCCATGCTGTCTTCAAGCCAACAAACTGTGTGCAAATGTCATCTTGTTAACAGGTCGAAACATGGAGCACAGTCTGATTTCAAGCCAGCATTATGGACATAGACTAGATTTGATCTGTACAATATTGTATAATCCAGTATGAGAAGATGACACATATGCCTCATAAATATGATGGATGGCCTGTTTTTATTGCTGTCCCAACAAAAAATAGAGCTACTTGTTGTATGGATGTTTGGATTTCATAAGCTTGTACAGGTGTGCATGGTCTTGTGGCCTCCCCCTATAATTTAACTGATTACCTAATTTGCACTAATTAGCCAAGTACACAGCAGGAGACAGCTTCCCCACAGGAATAATATCTATAAGAAAAAGGCATAATGATTGTTGCAATACAGATTGATGAAGAACTTTAAAAAGACGTCTTGATGGGGAGAATTGATATTTTcacacatatttaaaaataacaatattttCAGTTGTCATTAGTCAATTTTTTTACGCCACTTTTTACATGCGTCTCAGGGAGATCTTGAAAACATAATACCATATGTTTGTTAGAGAATAGTAAATTCCAACAGCAATATAATATTAGACAAACAATTAAAATGGCTATTGCACTTAGCATCGGGAGGAATTAGCAGTGATGGGGAGGGAAGGATACTGTCACACTACATTAGGTGAAAGCAAACAAAGAAATGTAACGGTATGAACATTTAACCTCACGGTTATAATGACCAAAATTATCACGGTTTTCGGTATTATTGCggtatttttaaaagtgtgttcaatatgttcagaaagcCTAGATAGGCTTACACaagctgaaataaaatgtaacagtgtttattatattacaaaaatataggcaaTAGGCTTGTAAAAACTATTGAAAACTGGCTTCTGAAACACTGGCCCGCTGAGGTAAGAACTTGAACCAGAGAGGTCTGACTTTGAGATCCAGGAAGATTTATTTACAACTCAAACATGAAGATAACTATGAAGTTGTATTTGAAGTTACATAAATTGGATGTGGTTCTGAAATATAAGcaaacaataatgcatgttaataagcATCTGACTTACTATAAACATTTAGCAAAAGTAAACGTTATAGCCACCAGCATATAACAAGAAACAATACTAAGAATTACATTAATTTCTCTGTAATAATTAACATAAATGTAACCTATTGCTCAGTAACACAAACTCAGAATAAGCCACATCTATTACAGCACACATATCCATAACCGAGCCAACCGTGTAATACACCTTTAATAGCTAAGCACGTGGCTCCGCGGCGCTAGTCTGTTTACTGGCATTGCATGTTGCTAGAAAATTGCCCTAACACAACCTGAATATTAACACGTGGCTGCACaagtaatattaaacaatatgcACATCTATCAGCAATGCAATAAGAAACACAGCAATATTATTAAGGTGataatatatctctctctccctccaaaTAAATGTCATGTTGTAACACGGGCTAAACTTATCCACATCGTAGCAGAACACTTattgaaatatgaataaatgtaaCTTTAATGTTTACACAGATAACAAGGCAGTAAAACCCATGATAGTTTAGCAAGCTACAGAATAGTTTTTAACTTACGTTCTTGGCTACACACATCACTTCAACAAGTCTGAAAACGGGAAAGgaatgataaagaaaaaaagtccaTTAACAGCGGCTGTTCTGTCCCCTTCTCCTGTCTGAGCGCGAGTGATTGGCAGCAGATCAAAGCGATGACTCTCGTCACTGATTGTTCAATCATctccagagagagagcaagtgtTACTGTGGCCTTTTGTACAAGGCTGATAAATGTCCTGAGCGCTGTCATCTCCTCCTTCCGCCATGATTCCAACTTCAAGAAACGCACTCTAGGCTACGTAGTGCGCCTGCGCGGCAACTTCAGGAGACTCTGATGAAGCTGGGAACACGCGGTTTCCACACTGTGGTAATCCACTGTgataatgatattttaaatgaaaactgtAATTGTTATCAACATTTTTACCGTGGTTCACCGTTACAACGgtaatcgttacatccctatgGTTGACTTCCAGTAAGTCACATGTAAAGGGATAACGTGGCGGATTGTCATTTCCAACAATCATCTTCATTCCTGATGCCCCAATGCCAGTTGGATCGGACTATTTTTACACTCATG contains the following coding sequences:
- the LOC120545789 gene encoding leucine-rich repeat transmembrane neuronal protein 4 isoform X1; its protein translation is MGSALRRRWLVVQLLMQVWLAANPSLSERPCPKSCRCDGKIVYCESSAFRDVPKNLSGGCEGLSLRYNSLASLRAGQFVGLNHLIWLYLDHNYIASVDGMAFQGVRRLKELILSSNKITSLHNTTFHPVPNLRNLDLSYNKLQALQPGQFQGLRKLLSLHIRSNSLKTVPMRLFQDCRNLEFLDLGYNRLRSITRNAFSGLVKLTELHLEHNQFSKINFSHFPRLYNLRALYLQWNRIRSMNQGLTWTWASIQKLDLSGNDLMEVDAVVYQCLPNLQTLNLDSNKLNNVSQEVVDAWISLTTISLAGNVWDCGPAICPLVAWLRKFRGAKETTMICASPKKAQGEKVMDAVEAFGVCQSNPATTLSVSIPPSPSSVPVQTERHPAILALPTGSGKRGEGSIRGPTLSVVTPPVALPPEQDLEPVSFHKIVAGSVALFLSVAMILLVIYVSWKRYPSSVKQLQEHSAAARKRRKKARETERTLSSPLQEYYVDYKPTNSEAMDVLVNGTGPCTYTISGSRECEVPHQLGALTFYRYEQPIVDYCQAHQPLRLNMGYEGPPQGMEGLEDLGPCDRGTIQTVALPAVPSATIMGAPVPGPRSPPPPLRPPTEGPSSGPFPPAERTGTLKFGR
- the LOC120545789 gene encoding leucine-rich repeat transmembrane neuronal protein 4 isoform X3, whose product is MGSALRRRWLVVQLLMQVWLAANPSLSERPCPKSCRCDGKIVYCESSAFRDVPKNLSGGCEGLSLRYNSLASLRAGQFVGLNHLIWLYLDHNYIASVDGMAFQGVRRLKELILSSNKITSLHNTTFHPVPNLRNLDLSYNKLQALQPGQFQGLRKLLSLHIRSNSLKTVPMRLFQDCRNLEFLDLGYNRLRSITRNAFSGLVKLTELHLEHNQFSKINFSHFPRLYNLRALYLQWNRIRSMNQGLTWTWASIQKLDLSGNDLMEVDAVVYQCLPNLQTLNLDSNKLNNVSQEVVDAWISLTTISLAGNVWDCGPAICPLVAWLRKFRGAKETTMICASPKKAQGEKVMDAVEAFGVCQSNPATTLSVSIPPSPSSVPVQTERHPAILALPTGSGKRGEGSIRGPTLSVVTPPVALPPEQDLEPVSFHKIVAGSVALFLSVAMILLVIYVSWKRYPSSVKQLQEHSAAARKRRKKARETERTLSSPLQEYYVDYKPTNSEAMDVLVNGTGPCTYTISGSRECEIYLPGDRTPVSGRVWGDRVASTQPPLHLPTAQ
- the LOC120545789 gene encoding leucine-rich repeat transmembrane neuronal protein 4 isoform X2 — protein: MQVWLAANPSLSERPCPKSCRCDGKIVYCESSAFRDVPKNLSGGCEGLSLRYNSLASLRAGQFVGLNHLIWLYLDHNYIASVDGMAFQGVRRLKELILSSNKITSLHNTTFHPVPNLRNLDLSYNKLQALQPGQFQGLRKLLSLHIRSNSLKTVPMRLFQDCRNLEFLDLGYNRLRSITRNAFSGLVKLTELHLEHNQFSKINFSHFPRLYNLRALYLQWNRIRSMNQGLTWTWASIQKLDLSGNDLMEVDAVVYQCLPNLQTLNLDSNKLNNVSQEVVDAWISLTTISLAGNVWDCGPAICPLVAWLRKFRGAKETTMICASPKKAQGEKVMDAVEAFGVCQSNPATTLSVSIPPSPSSVPVQTERHPAILALPTGSGKRGEGSIRGPTLSVVTPPVALPPEQDLEPVSFHKIVAGSVALFLSVAMILLVIYVSWKRYPSSVKQLQEHSAAARKRRKKARETERTLSSPLQEYYVDYKPTNSEAMDVLVNGTGPCTYTISGSRECEVPHQLGALTFYRYEQPIVDYCQAHQPLRLNMGYEGPPQGMEGLEDLGPCDRGTIQTVALPAVPSATIMGAPVPGPRSPPPPLRPPTEGPSSGPFPPAERTGTLKFGR